The stretch of DNA TCCCGGAGGGAAGGGGCGACGTCACGGTCGCGCCTTCCTCGGAAGGCACCGTCGCTGCAGTCGGTGGCGGTGAAGCGGTGACATCCTCCGCCACGACGCCGGGCTGTGACCCGCCAGCCTCGACCCGTGTGGGGGAGGCAGGGCGAGCCGTTCCTGCAGTCGGTGATGGTGAGGTGACGACGTCCTCCGTCACGGCGCCGGACTGCGACCCGCTTGCCTCGACCCATGTGGGGGTGGCAAGGCGAgccgctccgcgccgcgccaTGCGCACTCGCCGCGCGTGTCGGCGCGGGCGCCTCCCGCGCTGGGACAGTGGTGTCGGCGTGTCGGAGTTGGCTCTGGACTGGAGGATGTCCGTGCCGTGGCCGTCGCCGGTCGCGACGAagtcaagactcccgaaccaaatcacatatcccgctgggagcggatccgaggcgcccatggggaatgggttggatctgctcgccatccccggagatcaaatgggaacaaaagagaaatgtcacgcagcacccctacctggcgcgccaactgtcggtgtcctgacccggcggtccggacccaactagtaatgctgcgtgtttactcgtcccaaatgttgatgcaagaggcaacacagtaacacacgggtttatcctggttccggccgcgggacCGTACGTCCAgtaagggggtgtgcgagggcactgtattacttgcaccggaggtgcctgtagtagggggtacaggcgaggcgagagagggagggctcccaagtctctgctagaaaaggagttgattgaggcgtgtGCCAATATCGGAGGCTTAGTGGTGCTGAGTGTCGCGTACTATCGTATGGTTCTGACCGCGAcacccttaaaggaagcccgcctcctccttttatagacacaaggagggacggtgtacacgcgcaggggatcgtggaaaTCGTCGTCTTTCCCCCGAAtcacgggggtgcagtggtcgagcactgtgggaagtacactgtggggcatggcgtcgggcgtgacagtcgtcctgggcatcgtcctcggccttgcggagatcgcgccggcatcctgacagccccagcaggcggcgtggtcgtcgctgtagggtgtaccgtcttccagatgtggcgtggcggcgttccgtgggccctgcaggctagggtcttgcatatatatgtgcgccagcgttagtgggcacgtggcggccccggccCCCCATGGGTGGAGTGCTAGCGCGTGCGCTAAGAGGTccgggagtcacgtggaggttccggacccctcgagggggggaggtccgggcctccggctgctagtgctgagcatcccccttgggggacacgtggcgacgccggacccttcccgagcaggggacgggtccggggccgttggtgtggtgaggtggagtccggacagtaggagttggcagaatagtaacgggagctgtGCTGAGCACGTCTCGTACCACGTCGCAGATTCTcacagtgttgccacagcgtccgggatggcagaGTAGTGACTGGAGTTGGCGGAcaggactccggtcacagccactgtggggaatgacgGCTTGacaccgtctgtcctgggcgctgtggaggagtggttgtcatttaatgcctccgtacgacgggtgggtgtgcggaagggccgtttgtccctttcatcgaggggtggcctcgagtgaGACAGAGATGattcgccccgctcgagggtaggttcgctacccttgagcgaggcggGGACGATTCGCCTCCttgagggtaggctcgctaccctcgagcgagacggagatcaccccgcgggtccgaggagggtgcggatgggccgcgtgctggacttctttgagttctttcctttttttccagattggaaggaggccgtaggtcttcgtgggctcagttgcctaatatgtgtttgcgtttttaaggGTGATTTTAGCACTCCGTGGTCCCCGACACATCTCGTTCTGCGGATTCCGTTGAGCGCCCCCCCTAACTTCCTGTCCTTTTTTCAGAGGTGGGAGCAGCACGAAATCCCCTGATGGTGAAGTCGTGTACTCctggtttcttttttttttttggcaaactaCTCCTGCAATCGCTGCAAGCCGCGCTTAAATGTGCCGTTGATTAATCGGCCTTCTGAGGGAAGAAATTTGAATCAAGTACGAGCACGCCCAAGTTCTACGCGAGCCGTATGAATTCGTACCCAGCTCGCGCGCCCGTACATACAGGTGGTGTACGCGCGCGTGCTTGGCTTGGGGGTTTTTCCTCTGTCCATCCTGAACCGCACACGTCCCCGAGTTCCCATCACGAGTgacagcgccgcgccgcgcgactCGCCTCCTGCTCCACCACCATCACCGGCGGTCGGCCACCGGGCGCCACCGCCGGTCGCCGTGCCGGccgcgtggccgccgccgcgcgctcgaggggaggaggcgggggaGAATGATGCGGGGCACTGAGCTGGACGACGACGGTCGGGCGAATGATTGGGTCGGGTCGGCTGCGTTGCGTTGCATCAGATCAGCGTCACCGAACAGGGACACGGCGCCGTTGTGGGCCACCTAACCCAACCACGCCTAATCTTAACGCAACCACTCCGGCTCGGGgctccccccaccccccctgGCCAAACCCGCCGCTGCCAAAtgtcgccggcctccgccgcggccgtcgccaCCCGCCGAGCACTGGCGCGAGCTGGAGCGGCCGGGTGCGGGCTCCAGCCAGGCATCATCTGCCGCGCGCGATCCTGCGCGGGCATTTTCTACGGCCCGCAGGTGCGCCGCGCGTGCCACGAGTGTGTGCGCCAGTGAAAAAAAACGGCAGGGGGGATCTGGTTCGGTGGTGCGCTCACGTGGCCCACTAGACTGCCTTATCCGGCTATGTTGCCCGCGGGATTTTATTGATGGGATCCCTTTgatgatttttatttttgaactcgATCCCTTTGATGATTAGCAGGCGACAGAAGCTGTGCTGCGTTAAGTCAAAGTGTTAGGCGTCCTGGTCGTAGCTCGGCCGGCCAACCGTTGTATACTGGATGCCGTGGTCTGAAGGGTGACGCCTGGTTGGAGAGTTGGAGAAGAAGGCTGAAGAAGCTGGATCCTAGGGCAGGAAGGATGATGTTGATTGTTGagtgcggcggtggtggtggtggtgtgtgtgtgttttgttCGGGTATTCCGGTATTGGTCGAGCGACCGGCTGCCGGGTGTGTGATGGTTGCGGCAGCGGCTGAAGTCCCAAGGCCTTTGTTTATAAGCTGGAAGGGAAAGGATGCTTCATTAGTTCATTTCCGCAATGCTGATTCTACAGTCGACCGGGAGCAGGGCAACTCACGGTCGACGACCCGCGCCACGTGGTGGGCCCGACGACCCACGTGATTACCTCCTCCCACGGCCAGAATCTTCTCGCATTTCCTTCCGTctcctctctctatctctctttcTGCCTAGATCTAGCAGGCCTCTGTCTTTTTCTTCTAGCAGGGACGCGAGCTTCGCtcggcgagcgcgcgggcggGATGGTGACCGCGGCTCGCAGCCCTAGTGCTCgccggaggcggccgcggcagggTCTTCCCCCACTCCCCCCTCCTCCGGCACTCGCGgaggatggaggcggcggcggcgaggaagctCGTGGaggacgagggcggcggcggcgagggcgctggcctccggcggcgagctccgccgggtagttttttttatgtatattttttttgtttcttccatttgataaatttctctctgtcaaaatttttcttgtaaaattttttatctcaccaatttgtttcttgaattttttttacccaCCAATTTTTCactttgaaaaattatttgactcataaaaaaatgtctgaattttttttcgtcagaaaacaacaaatttttttctaaaaacggAAAAAAATGCTATAGAGAAATCGACCGTACGGGAGCCTcccgtacggttgaccgtaaattAGCGGTACCCGTTCATTTCCTCGGTTAAGAATGCTGTACTCGGGAGTGGCAGGCAGGTTTGAAGAAGAACGTACTTGTTCAGGGAAATTAAAGAAGCATACAACACAGAGTGCAAGGAAGGCACATACAGAATAGCAAACCAGAACCTTGGGGGGACAAAAAGGATGGCAAGCCAGAAAATAGAGAaaaatgtcaaaaaaaaagactaaTGTCTGAGCCCAGGTTCGAACTGGGGACCTTTGTGTGAGACTAACGTGATAACCAACTACACCACCCAGACACTTTGGTTCACTTGCTTCGCGAAACCTTTTTAACTCTTTTATTATCACTGCACCTAGAATGTCCAAATTAACAAATGGTGAGCCACACAATTCTGCGTGGGATATCTTCCAGCTACTCGTGGATAGCgagtcaattttttttattaagaaATTGACCTTCAAGACTTAGGCTTCAGCCAGTATGCTTCTTACACAAAGCGCCATAGCTATAGCAATTAGCAAGAACTGGAGGAAGGCTGTCAGAATTTCAGCTCCCTTGTCCTGGCCATTGACTACTTGTTCTTGTCAAGCCACTCGAGGATCCGTTTCTCCGACTCCGTGCgctcctcctctttcttctctctggCCGGGCCCTCGATGAGCCCGAAGTAGTCCATGTAATTCCTCTTGTAGTAGTCATCCAGCCTCTAGAACATGAGAAACACAGCAGAGATCAGTGGCAGCGtctttttagtttttattagaaGGGAAAAATGACGGCTGcccttttgaatttggaccatCATTGGCAGTTCTACACGGCATATGAATGACATCGCCAGTTGATATTTCCTATCTCAATTCACGTTTGCAGGAGAAAAAGCGTACCAACCACTGAGTTGTTATGGATGTGGGAGCAAACTTTGAACCTCGAGTTGTTTCAGAATTGTACTAGATTATTACTACGAAGATGTACAGCAACATGAAACTTCGTACTCGAACGAGTTAATTAATACTTAATAGACGTTCTGCAAAACTTTAGATTCGGCCTGCAACTAGCGCAGAGGTTCGCTTCCCTTTTCAGTCAGGAGACATTCACTTCAGCCTTCAGAGCCAATGAACTACTCCAGCATTCACTGCAAAATAGTATGCAACAAACCTAAATGACATTGCAAGGTTAAATTTTCCCCGAGCCCATCATTTGGACCACTTTACTTCAACACTCATGTTCCTAGACTAGTAAAAGTTTATTCTGATACTTCTAGTTTCCTTTGCTTAAATCCGTAGTCAGTCTTGCTCAAAAGTCGCCTTGTTTGCTCGGGAGTTGTGAGTTGTGACATGATTCAGCCATTTTTCTCAATCAGTTGGAATAATGATGGGATACTAAGGAAAAAGGAACTGAGAGATGGCAGCATACCTCCTTgtcattcttttctttgttgtcctttgaTTTCTTCAGATACTCTGCGTGTACGAACCCACAAGCTAATTACTGACACATCCTAGGTGGATAGCAAATCAACCGTTGATATTACTAGCTCAAAGCAAGTAAAGTCTTATTAATGTGGTGCTCACCCTGCAGTAGAGCCTTCCTTGATTCACTGCCGTCTGGTATTGCGGCAGTGGATGTCAGCAGCGTCAGAAGGCACCTCCTGCTAATTCCATTCCCCCGAGCCAAGGTGACGGCTTGCTGGAGATGCTTCGCCGCTGACCGATGAAAGGATGAAGCTGCAGCGCTCGGGCTTCTGATTGGATCCATCAGTCCCCCTTGTGGCCGAGCCATTGGGCAGTGTTGCTAGATGCTATAGTAAGCTGCTATACTGGATATTTGCAAGTCCTGA from Panicum virgatum strain AP13 chromosome 9K, P.virgatum_v5, whole genome shotgun sequence encodes:
- the LOC120649874 gene encoding uncharacterized protein LOC120649874, which codes for MARPQGGLMDPIRSPSAAASSFHRSAAKHLQQAVTLARGNGISRRCLLTLLTSTAAIPDGSESRKALLQEYLKKSKDNKEKNDKERLDDYYKRNYMDYFGLIEGPAREKKEEERTESEKRILEWLDKNK